A genomic region of Rhizomicrobium sp. contains the following coding sequences:
- the hpnK gene encoding hopanoid biosynthesis-associated protein HpnK, producing the protein MKSLIVTADDFGAAREVNDAVEEAHANGILTAASLMVSAPAAGDAVARARALPRLRVGLHVVLVEGRPTLPASAVPDLIDASGNFRSDMAASAANMFFRPKVRRQLEAEIEAQFDAFRATGLPLDHANTHKHFHLHPTIASAILRVGKAHGLRAMRVPLEPNDVLRKADPTVKLPSALATAPWATLARARLRAAGMRVPDQVFGLAWSGAMTAARVLGLIENLPEGLSEIYLHPATGSYPGSAPGYRYADELAALVAPRVVTAFRNAGIAKGGFADF; encoded by the coding sequence TTGAAATCCCTCATCGTCACGGCCGACGATTTCGGCGCCGCTCGCGAAGTCAACGACGCGGTCGAAGAGGCGCATGCCAACGGCATCCTCACCGCAGCGAGCCTGATGGTCTCGGCGCCCGCCGCCGGCGACGCGGTGGCGCGCGCCCGCGCCTTGCCGCGCCTGCGCGTCGGGCTGCATGTCGTCCTCGTCGAGGGCAGGCCGACGCTGCCGGCTTCGGCCGTGCCCGATCTCATCGATGCGTCGGGGAATTTCCGCAGCGACATGGCGGCCTCGGCCGCGAACATGTTCTTCCGCCCCAAGGTCCGCCGCCAGCTCGAAGCCGAAATCGAGGCGCAGTTCGATGCGTTCCGCGCGACGGGACTGCCGCTCGACCACGCCAACACGCACAAGCATTTCCATCTGCATCCGACCATCGCGTCGGCGATCCTGCGCGTCGGCAAGGCGCATGGCCTGCGCGCGATGCGCGTGCCGCTGGAGCCCAACGACGTGCTGCGCAAGGCCGATCCAACCGTGAAGCTGCCGTCGGCGCTCGCCACCGCGCCCTGGGCGACGCTGGCGCGGGCGCGGCTGCGCGCCGCCGGGATGCGCGTGCCCGACCAGGTGTTCGGCCTGGCGTGGTCCGGCGCGATGACGGCGGCGCGGGTGCTGGGACTGATCGAGAACCTGCCCGAGGGGCTCAGCGAGATCTATCTGCACCCGGCGACGGGTTCCTATCCCGGCTCGGCGCCGGGCTATCGCTATGCCGACGAACTGGCGGCGCTTGTCGCGCCGCGCGTGGTGACGGCATTCCGCAACGCCGGCATCGCCAAGGGCGGCTTCGCGGATTTCTAA
- a CDS encoding TauD/TfdA family dioxygenase codes for MTLTVNPLHPIFAAEIVGADLARPPDDELVRTVEDAMAKYAVTILRTDGVSDDDHIRFSRAFGPLELPPKFGRFNAARRLRSELFDASNLDANGNIIPYMSEARKLAKGAEKFHSDSSFHHLPTKWSLLLGHIVPPEGGDTHFIDTRAVYDDLPQATKDKIDDLIAIHDFWRGRERTGLTGVTEQQRASMPPVTHPLVRTMPYGRKALYVGGHAVGIVGWPEAEALALIDELYAFATQPRYIYAHHWRQGDLVIWDNRCTLHRATPLESDAYKRDVRRTTINEYGPETSADAAA; via the coding sequence ATGACGCTGACCGTCAATCCCCTGCATCCGATTTTCGCCGCCGAGATCGTCGGCGCCGATCTGGCGCGGCCGCCGGACGACGAACTGGTCCGCACCGTGGAGGACGCGATGGCGAAATACGCGGTGACGATCCTGCGCACCGACGGCGTCTCCGACGACGATCACATCCGCTTCAGCCGCGCCTTCGGGCCGCTCGAACTGCCGCCCAAATTCGGCCGCTTCAATGCGGCGCGGCGGCTGAGGAGCGAATTGTTCGACGCGTCGAATTTGGACGCCAACGGCAACATCATTCCCTACATGTCGGAAGCCCGCAAACTCGCCAAGGGCGCGGAGAAATTCCACAGCGACAGTTCCTTCCACCACCTGCCGACCAAGTGGTCGCTGCTGCTCGGCCATATCGTGCCGCCGGAAGGCGGCGACACCCACTTCATCGACACGCGTGCGGTGTATGACGACCTGCCCCAGGCGACGAAGGACAAGATCGACGATCTGATCGCGATCCACGATTTCTGGCGCGGCCGCGAGCGCACCGGACTGACCGGCGTGACCGAGCAGCAGCGCGCGAGCATGCCGCCGGTCACCCATCCCCTGGTGCGCACCATGCCCTATGGCCGCAAGGCGCTCTATGTCGGCGGCCATGCGGTCGGCATCGTCGGATGGCCGGAGGCCGAGGCCCTGGCGCTCATCGACGAGCTCTACGCCTTCGCGACGCAGCCGCGTTACATCTATGCACACCATTGGCGCCAGGGCGATCTGGTGATCTGGGACAATCGCTGCACCCTGCATCGCGCGACGCCGCTGGAATCCGACGCCTACAAGCGCGACGTGCGGCGCACCACGATCAACGAATACGGCCCGGAAACCTCGGCGGACGCGGCCGCCTGA
- a CDS encoding SDR family NAD(P)-dependent oxidoreductase: MEQLEGKCAFVTGGASGLGLGIAWALVEAGMKVAIADFRKDHIETALAFFESIQRGRDVVAVELDVTDRAQFARGADEAFAKLGKVHVLVNNAGVGVLGPLVGATFADWDFGIDVNLGGVVNGICTFLPRMIAQGEGGHIVTTSSISALTPSPRDSVIYATTKAATLAMSEAMRDELADHDIGTSVLMPGPFKTNIREAGKNRPARYQAQSGYREVEARLETREDAADWLEPIEAGRMVVGAIRENRLYVITHGEFKGWCESRFEDILAAYPEPRDPEKARAMGRRRPVRKA, translated from the coding sequence ATGGAACAGCTCGAAGGTAAGTGTGCCTTCGTCACCGGCGGCGCGAGCGGATTGGGGCTCGGCATCGCCTGGGCGCTGGTCGAGGCCGGCATGAAGGTCGCGATCGCCGATTTCCGCAAGGATCACATCGAGACCGCGCTGGCGTTCTTCGAATCGATCCAGCGGGGCCGCGACGTCGTCGCCGTGGAGCTGGACGTCACCGACCGCGCCCAGTTCGCGCGCGGCGCCGACGAGGCCTTCGCGAAACTGGGCAAGGTGCATGTATTGGTGAACAATGCCGGCGTCGGCGTGCTCGGCCCGCTGGTCGGCGCCACCTTCGCCGATTGGGATTTCGGCATCGATGTCAATCTGGGCGGCGTCGTCAACGGCATCTGCACCTTCCTGCCGCGCATGATCGCGCAAGGCGAAGGCGGGCATATTGTCACGACATCTTCCATCTCCGCGCTGACGCCCTCGCCGCGCGACTCGGTGATCTACGCCACGACCAAGGCCGCCACCTTGGCGATGAGCGAGGCGATGCGCGACGAGCTGGCCGACCACGACATCGGCACCTCGGTGCTGATGCCCGGCCCGTTCAAGACCAACATCCGCGAGGCGGGCAAGAACCGCCCGGCGCGCTATCAGGCGCAGTCGGGGTATCGCGAGGTCGAGGCGCGGCTGGAGACGCGCGAAGACGCGGCGGACTGGCTGGAGCCGATCGAGGCCGGCCGCATGGTGGTGGGCGCGATCCGCGAGAACCGCCTCTATGTCATCACCCATGGCGAGTTCAAGGGTTGGTGCGAGAGCCGGTTCGAGGACATCCTCGCCGCCTATCCCGAGCCGCGCGACCCCGAAAAGGCCCGGGCGATGGGCCGTCGCCGGCCCGTGCGCAAGGCGTGA
- a CDS encoding MFS transporter, giving the protein MDQRTPSASPSVALEPPWPASRVAWYMIFVTALVRLSAQLDLGILSLLVEPIKRDLALSDSQMGLLLGFAFALVYAVLGVPLSTFVDTRSRRAILAIGVVCWSVATALTGLAQTFWQLFLCRVGVGAAESVNGPATYSLIADYFPREKLPRAIAAMILGTIAGTGLSLILGSVVIAALTHLPRVVIPWIGEIRQWQMVFVIMGLPGLVFALLMLTVPEPPRRKAGTTQASGIPDARLFQYLAAHWRVFLPMFLGLILSAIESGGTAAWRPAFFQRTYGWLPHQAGLATGLAALIGSPIGLWLGAWLAERLMRKDDAANVRVVQISWIAATPFIVAGPLMPTPMLATACALLSAMFSMMGAPTQNAALQSVAPGDLRARITALYLLTYTVAGQGIGPSFIAATTDFVLRDEHALRLALAGTAAVVMPLAVLAISWGVKPYGREVSRLKVLEGVEHGTARR; this is encoded by the coding sequence ATGGACCAGCGCACGCCGAGCGCATCGCCGTCGGTCGCGCTCGAGCCGCCCTGGCCCGCGAGCCGCGTCGCCTGGTACATGATCTTCGTCACGGCGCTGGTGCGGCTGTCGGCGCAACTCGACCTCGGCATCCTCTCGCTCCTGGTCGAACCCATCAAACGCGACCTCGCGCTCAGCGACAGCCAGATGGGCCTGTTGCTCGGTTTCGCCTTCGCGCTGGTCTACGCGGTGCTGGGCGTGCCGCTCTCGACCTTCGTCGACACGCGCTCGCGGCGCGCCATCCTCGCCATCGGCGTGGTGTGCTGGAGCGTCGCGACGGCGCTGACCGGCTTGGCGCAGACCTTCTGGCAGCTCTTCCTCTGCCGCGTCGGGGTCGGCGCGGCGGAATCCGTCAACGGCCCGGCGACCTATTCGCTGATCGCCGATTATTTCCCGCGCGAGAAGCTGCCGCGCGCCATCGCCGCGATGATCCTGGGCACCATCGCCGGCACCGGCCTGTCGCTGATCCTGGGATCGGTCGTCATCGCCGCGCTGACCCACCTGCCGCGCGTTGTCATTCCCTGGATCGGCGAGATCCGGCAATGGCAGATGGTGTTCGTCATCATGGGCTTGCCGGGACTGGTGTTCGCCCTGCTGATGCTGACCGTGCCGGAGCCGCCGCGGCGCAAGGCCGGCACGACGCAGGCGAGCGGCATTCCCGACGCCAGGCTGTTCCAATATCTCGCGGCGCATTGGCGCGTCTTCCTGCCGATGTTCCTCGGCCTGATCCTGAGCGCCATCGAAAGCGGCGGCACCGCCGCGTGGCGGCCGGCGTTCTTCCAGCGGACCTATGGCTGGCTGCCGCACCAGGCCGGCCTGGCGACCGGCCTTGCCGCGCTGATCGGCTCGCCCATCGGGCTGTGGCTCGGCGCCTGGCTGGCGGAGCGGCTGATGCGCAAGGACGACGCGGCCAATGTGCGCGTGGTGCAGATTTCGTGGATCGCCGCGACGCCCTTCATCGTCGCGGGACCGCTGATGCCGACGCCGATGCTGGCGACCGCCTGCGCGCTTCTGTCGGCGATGTTCAGCATGATGGGCGCGCCGACCCAGAACGCCGCGCTGCAGAGCGTGGCGCCGGGCGATCTTCGCGCGCGCATCACCGCGCTCTATCTCTTGACCTACACAGTGGCGGGCCAGGGCATCGGGCCGAGTTTCATCGCGGCGACGACCGATTTCGTCCTGCGCGACGAACACGCGCTGCGCCTCGCGCTGGCCGGGACCGCCGCCGTGGTGATGCCGCTCGCGGTGCTTGCGATCAGTTGGGGCGTCAAGCCCTATGGACGGGAAGTGTCGCGGCTGAAGGTCTTGGAAGGAGTTGAGCATGGAACAGCTCGAAGGTAA
- a CDS encoding MFS transporter: MSKDVRALVRDGRMTRFQIAAVIVCMAINALDGFDVLSIAFTGPQIAKEWLLPPTQLGLLFSSGLAGMMIGSLVLSPFADILGRRTVVLGGLSLITAGMLLCGLAHGLTELALLRVFTGLGIGALFSSVNTIVTEYASDKRKSLAIAIMAVGYPIGATVGGTIAVFLIAYHGWRSVFFFGASLSAVLIPVAFVTLPESLEFLLARRPRNALARLNVLLRRMGHAALAVLPEPATTGDEALGAFSVFDRAFFSRTLLIVCAYFLTMLPFYFMLNWTPKVLVDQGLSVSTGISGAVVMNGVGILGGLLFGVIANVAGLRQLTSLCMVLFFAAIAGFGAVGTNLTLLLILAAAVGFFMIAMISGLYAIIGAMYPVRVRNTGTGLVLGVGRLGAVIGPYIGGVLIAAGWSRPVYCAALAAPLLVAAILIRRVPLLFDTAGRPDAAK, encoded by the coding sequence ATGAGCAAGGATGTGCGCGCGCTGGTGCGCGATGGGCGGATGACGCGCTTCCAGATCGCCGCCGTCATCGTCTGCATGGCGATCAACGCGCTGGACGGGTTCGACGTGCTGTCGATCGCCTTCACCGGCCCGCAGATCGCCAAGGAGTGGCTGCTGCCGCCGACGCAGCTCGGCCTGCTGTTCAGTTCGGGTCTCGCCGGCATGATGATCGGATCTCTGGTCCTGTCGCCCTTCGCCGACATCCTGGGCCGGCGCACCGTGGTGCTCGGCGGGCTCAGCCTCATCACGGCCGGCATGCTGCTGTGCGGACTGGCGCACGGCCTGACGGAGCTGGCGCTGCTGCGCGTGTTCACCGGGCTCGGCATCGGCGCGCTGTTCTCCAGCGTCAACACCATCGTGACGGAATACGCCTCCGACAAGCGCAAGAGTCTCGCGATCGCCATCATGGCGGTCGGCTATCCCATCGGCGCGACGGTCGGCGGCACCATCGCGGTGTTCCTGATCGCCTATCACGGCTGGCGCTCGGTGTTCTTCTTCGGCGCGTCGCTGTCCGCGGTCCTGATCCCCGTCGCCTTCGTCACGCTGCCGGAATCGCTGGAATTCCTGCTGGCGCGGCGGCCGCGCAACGCGCTCGCGCGGCTCAACGTCCTGCTGCGCCGGATGGGACACGCCGCGCTCGCCGTGCTGCCCGAGCCCGCGACGACGGGCGACGAGGCGCTCGGCGCCTTTTCGGTGTTCGACCGCGCCTTCTTCTCGCGCACGCTGCTGATCGTCTGCGCCTATTTCCTCACGATGCTGCCGTTCTATTTCATGCTGAACTGGACGCCGAAGGTCCTGGTCGACCAGGGCCTGTCGGTCTCCACCGGAATCTCCGGCGCGGTGGTGATGAACGGCGTCGGCATCCTCGGCGGCCTGTTGTTCGGCGTCATCGCCAACGTGGCCGGGCTGCGCCAGCTCACCTCGCTCTGCATGGTGCTGTTCTTCGCCGCCATCGCCGGGTTCGGCGCGGTGGGGACCAACCTGACCCTGCTCCTGATCCTGGCCGCGGCGGTCGGCTTCTTCATGATCGCGATGATCAGCGGGCTCTACGCGATCATCGGCGCGATGTATCCGGTGCGGGTGCGCAACACCGGCACCGGCCTGGTGCTCGGCGTCGGCCGGCTGGGCGCCGTGATCGGGCCCTATATCGGCGGCGTGCTGATCGCGGCGGGCTGGTCGCGGCCGGTCTATTGCGCCGCGCTCGCCGCGCCGCTGCTGGTGGCGGCGATCCTCATCCGCCGCGTGCCGCTGCTGTTCGACACCGCCGGCAGGCCCGACGCCGCCAAATAG
- a CDS encoding glutathione S-transferase family protein translates to MLELYHAEPASNSLKVLICLKEKGVDFVSHLMDIQAFEQHEPAFLKINPEGQVPALVHDGTVITESTVINEYLDQIFPSPPLRPQSPVEAARMRVFTKYVDEYFRIALSQIGWQLMIHTVTDKLSPEEFEAKLARIPREEKREKWRIAAAQGYTPEQMAAWRRTLAEGIGKMEAALASGPWLAGPHYSLADIAMFAMAAHMPARFSDIMSDAVSPRVMEWHARTKARPAVAAALAMPTPVRG, encoded by the coding sequence ATGCTCGAGCTTTATCACGCCGAGCCCGCCTCCAACAGTTTGAAGGTGCTCATCTGCCTGAAGGAGAAGGGCGTCGATTTCGTCAGCCACCTGATGGACATCCAGGCCTTCGAGCAGCACGAACCCGCCTTCCTGAAGATCAACCCCGAGGGCCAGGTGCCGGCGCTGGTGCATGACGGAACGGTGATCACCGAGTCCACCGTCATCAACGAATATCTCGACCAGATCTTCCCCTCGCCGCCGCTCAGGCCCCAGAGCCCGGTCGAGGCGGCGCGCATGCGCGTCTTCACCAAATATGTCGACGAGTATTTCCGGATCGCCCTCAGCCAGATCGGCTGGCAGCTCATGATCCATACCGTCACCGACAAGCTGAGCCCCGAGGAGTTCGAGGCCAAGCTCGCCCGCATCCCGCGCGAGGAGAAGCGCGAGAAATGGCGCATCGCCGCGGCGCAAGGCTATACGCCGGAGCAGATGGCGGCGTGGCGGCGCACGCTGGCCGAAGGCATCGGCAAGATGGAGGCCGCGCTGGCGTCCGGGCCGTGGCTCGCCGGCCCGCATTATTCCCTCGCCGACATCGCGATGTTTGCCATGGCCGCGCACATGCCCGCGCGCTTTTCCGACATCATGAGCGACGCGGTCTCGCCCCGCGTCATGGAGTGGCATGCGCGGACGAAGGCGCGGCCGGCCGTCGCCGCCGCGCTCGCCATGCCGACGCCGGTCCGCGGCTAA
- the hpnI gene encoding bacteriohopanetetrol glucosamine biosynthesis glycosyltransferase HpnI → MHVPLHSLGWLLVALSLAGALYTLLAASIVGRFAAVAAPAPSAFPPVTLLKPLHFDSVGLEEDLDTFLAQDYPAPIQIVFGVQDAADPAIAVVNHLKARHPGIDIALVIDPRRYGSNAKVCNLINMMEHAKHGVLVLSDSDISVPRDYLRRVVGALRQPGIGAVTCPYTGRAGASAWSTLAAMGTSYEFLPNMIFGTWWGVADACLGSTIALSRTTLDLIGGFDAFSNYLADDYEMGRAIRHRGMRVRVLPMAVTHRCTEETLRDLFHHELRWSRTVRILRPGSHLGTIVTFPVPVALIALGLLGGTVPGIVAVAAALFARFILKRRVEKAFGAASGPSWLLPIRDTLSLAVFITSFFGQKVAWRGTRLKVEPSGAMSQL, encoded by the coding sequence ATGCATGTGCCGTTGCACAGCCTTGGCTGGCTTTTGGTTGCGTTGTCTCTGGCGGGCGCGCTCTACACCCTCTTGGCCGCGAGCATCGTGGGGCGCTTCGCCGCCGTCGCCGCGCCGGCGCCGAGCGCGTTTCCGCCGGTCACGCTGCTCAAGCCGCTGCATTTCGATTCGGTCGGGCTCGAAGAGGATCTCGATACCTTCCTCGCGCAGGATTATCCCGCGCCGATCCAGATCGTGTTCGGCGTGCAGGACGCGGCCGATCCGGCGATCGCGGTGGTGAACCACCTGAAGGCGCGCCATCCCGGCATCGACATCGCGCTGGTGATCGATCCGCGCCGCTACGGCTCCAACGCCAAGGTCTGCAACCTGATCAACATGATGGAGCATGCCAAGCACGGCGTGCTGGTGCTGAGCGATAGCGACATCTCCGTGCCGCGCGATTATCTGCGCCGGGTGGTCGGCGCGCTGCGCCAGCCGGGCATCGGGGCGGTGACCTGTCCCTATACCGGCCGCGCCGGCGCCAGCGCCTGGTCGACGCTCGCCGCGATGGGCACGTCCTATGAGTTTCTGCCCAACATGATCTTCGGCACCTGGTGGGGCGTCGCCGATGCCTGCCTCGGCTCGACCATCGCGCTCAGCAGGACGACGCTCGATCTGATCGGCGGCTTCGACGCGTTCTCCAATTACCTGGCCGACGATTACGAGATGGGCCGCGCCATCCGCCATCGCGGGATGCGCGTGCGCGTGCTGCCGATGGCGGTGACGCATCGCTGCACCGAGGAGACGCTGCGCGACCTCTTCCACCACGAATTGCGCTGGAGCCGCACCGTGCGCATCCTGCGCCCGGGCTCGCATCTGGGAACCATCGTGACCTTCCCGGTGCCGGTCGCGCTGATCGCGCTCGGCCTTCTCGGCGGAACCGTCCCCGGGATCGTCGCGGTCGCGGCGGCTTTGTTTGCCCGTTTTATCCTTAAGCGGCGTGTGGAAAAGGCCTTCGGCGCGGCTTCCGGGCCGAGCTGGCTGTTGCCGATCCGCGACACCCTCTCGCTGGCTGTTTTCATTACGTCGTTTTTCGGTCAGAAGGTGGCCTGGCGCGGCACCCGCTTGAAAGTCGAACCTTCCGGCGCCATGTCGCAATTGTAG
- the hpnJ gene encoding hopanoid biosynthesis associated radical SAM protein HpnJ, with product MKALFLQAPSFDGYDGGAGARYQMKREVKSFWFPTWLAQAAAMVPGSKLIDAPPHNLSFKDIEEDVKSHELIVIHTSTPSFKSDCKTAAMIRDINPTAKIGFIGAKVAVEPVESMEACGALDFVARNEYDFTIQELANGADWSTITGLTYRNAAREIVSNPEREILVDMDKLPSVLPLYKQLDVKQYFGGYLMHPYMSWYTGRGCKSRCTFCLWPQTIGGHKYRFMSIDRVVADVKYVKENFPEVKEIFFDDDTLTDNHDRVEQLARALGPLNVVWSCNAKANVPRKTLEVMKANGLRLLLVGYESGNQQILHNIKKGLLVPVAKRFSKDCHELGIVVHGTFILGLPGETRETIQETLAFAKEVNPHTIQVSLAAPYPGTFLYKQAKENGWFASDVDLLTDDGTQIAPLNYPHLGHTEIFDSVEDFYKKFYFRPSKIIEIVKEMLTSRDMLVRRLREGMEFFQFLRNREDMIVS from the coding sequence ATGAAAGCGCTTTTTCTCCAGGCACCCTCGTTCGACGGTTATGACGGCGGCGCCGGCGCGCGCTACCAGATGAAGCGCGAGGTGAAGTCGTTCTGGTTCCCCACCTGGCTGGCGCAGGCCGCCGCCATGGTGCCCGGGAGCAAGCTGATCGACGCGCCGCCGCACAATCTGTCGTTCAAGGACATCGAGGAGGATGTGAAGTCGCACGAGCTGATCGTGATCCATACCTCCACGCCCAGCTTCAAGTCGGACTGCAAGACGGCGGCGATGATCCGCGACATCAATCCGACCGCCAAGATCGGCTTCATCGGCGCCAAGGTGGCGGTCGAGCCGGTCGAGAGCATGGAAGCCTGCGGCGCGCTCGATTTCGTCGCGCGCAACGAATACGACTTCACGATCCAGGAGCTGGCGAACGGCGCCGACTGGTCCACCATCACCGGCCTGACCTATCGCAACGCGGCGCGCGAGATCGTCTCCAATCCCGAGCGCGAGATCCTGGTCGACATGGACAAGCTGCCCTCGGTGCTGCCGCTCTACAAGCAGCTCGACGTTAAGCAGTATTTCGGCGGCTACCTGATGCATCCCTACATGTCCTGGTACACCGGCCGCGGCTGCAAATCGCGCTGCACCTTCTGCCTGTGGCCGCAGACCATCGGCGGGCACAAATACCGCTTCATGTCGATCGACCGCGTGGTGGCGGACGTGAAATACGTCAAGGAGAATTTCCCCGAGGTGAAGGAGATCTTCTTCGACGACGACACGCTGACCGACAATCACGACCGCGTGGAGCAGCTCGCGCGCGCGCTCGGGCCGCTGAACGTTGTGTGGTCGTGCAACGCCAAGGCGAACGTGCCGCGCAAGACGCTGGAAGTGATGAAGGCGAACGGGCTGCGCCTTCTGCTCGTCGGCTATGAATCCGGCAACCAGCAGATCCTGCACAACATCAAGAAGGGCCTGCTCGTTCCCGTCGCCAAGCGGTTCTCGAAGGATTGCCACGAGCTCGGCATCGTGGTGCACGGCACCTTCATCCTGGGCCTGCCGGGCGAGACCCGCGAGACGATCCAGGAGACGCTCGCCTTCGCCAAGGAAGTGAACCCGCACACCATCCAGGTGTCGCTGGCCGCGCCCTATCCGGGGACGTTCCTCTACAAGCAGGCCAAGGAGAACGGCTGGTTCGCGTCGGACGTCGATCTTCTGACCGACGACGGCACGCAGATCGCGCCGCTCAACTATCCGCATCTCGGCCACACCGAGATCTTCGATTCGGTGGAGGACTTCTACAAGAAGTTCTATTTCCGCCCGTCCAAGATCATCGAGATCGTCAAGGAGATGCTGACCAGCCGCGACATGCTGGTGCGCCGGTTGCGCGAAGGCATGGAGTTCTTCCAGTTCCTCAGGAACCGCGAAGACATGATAGTCTCCTAA